From a single Cyclobacterium marinum DSM 745 genomic region:
- a CDS encoding type II toxin-antitoxin system RelE/ParE family toxin, producing MSYKVKLLSEASLDIKEIIEWYNEEKQGLGRRFYKSLKSRLNYISNYPFHCQVAYRDIRNILVDKFPYQIHFRIKESEKSIIVIAITHTSRNPRVWKRKR from the coding sequence ATGAGCTATAAGGTAAAGCTGCTCAGCGAGGCCAGTTTGGATATCAAAGAAATCATTGAATGGTACAATGAAGAAAAGCAGGGTTTAGGTAGACGCTTTTATAAATCTTTGAAATCAAGGCTAAATTACATCAGTAATTATCCGTTTCACTGTCAGGTTGCATATAGAGATATTAGAAATATATTGGTCGATAAGTTTCCTTATCAGATTCATTTTAGGATTAAAGAATCTGAAAAATCCATTATTGTTATTGCAATTACCCATACTAGCAGAAATCCTAGAGTGTGGAAAAGAAAAAGATAA
- a CDS encoding glucuronyl esterase domain-containing protein — protein sequence MGKEKYSIGFIFIMLCLCPFMAKAQEDKAVLQEYLKELILLQEKPSSHDSFVSFHDLTWEDWIKRTGELPPNYGIIPSIPFLPDPLIIGEGKENEKITTMAQWETQREYFKEKVKHILSGTFPDPPTNLKAEILSERTENGVRIQMIELRFGENHKAKLTLEVFTPPGEGPFPVFMTQWNHRGWTQIAVRRGYMGLIYAGADAKDDTREYLELYPDYDWSTLMARAWGAHRAVDYLYTLEEVDKSKIAITGHSRNGKQSLFAAAFDERITATITSSGGTGGEFPYRYTDERHSNESIDYLVSRRTHWLHPRLRFYSGREHKMPIDQNSLMALIAPNALMLSSSIREGGGGDPWAIEQIYTSLTKVYDFLGEPEKLGIRLRDGQHAVAERDIEAYMDWLDIQFGRKNLPWENQLFYNYSFEKWKRESGESIELSKFPKQPGQNIPANVSDLEKTQEKINEDLIWLLGDEPAGLPASDIETLSQKEDYVSSFMPRPRVKNGQKLNITPYNAMGDYLYGSLYFPTDEAGERITGAMPVLIFLHKYTNTGYDSELNALIDGLLAKGIAVLTYDMIGYGARIEEGTLFYQRYPHWSKMGKMVTDARAAVDALESLDFIDNDKIFIGGYALGGTVGLITAALEPRIAGLSLSSAFTPLRNASGNVEGLKAYSHLYGLIPRLGLFDGEEYRIPVDFPEMLANIAPRPVMVISPELDRHADHENVITTMEGLKQLYRKLGVGDALEWQSPHAFNHFTEAQQQEMIKWLVQEVAK from the coding sequence ATGGGAAAGGAAAAATATTCAATCGGCTTTATTTTCATTATGCTATGCCTTTGTCCGTTTATGGCAAAGGCTCAGGAAGATAAAGCGGTCCTCCAGGAATACCTGAAGGAGTTGATCCTATTGCAGGAAAAACCTTCCAGCCATGATAGCTTTGTTAGTTTTCATGACCTTACCTGGGAAGATTGGATAAAAAGAACCGGAGAATTACCCCCTAATTATGGAATAATTCCCTCCATTCCTTTTCTGCCTGATCCACTGATCATTGGTGAGGGAAAAGAAAATGAGAAGATTACAACCATGGCTCAATGGGAGACTCAGCGGGAGTATTTTAAAGAAAAGGTGAAACACATTCTTTCCGGGACTTTTCCTGACCCTCCCACCAATTTGAAAGCTGAGATTTTGTCTGAAAGGACAGAAAATGGGGTTAGGATTCAGATGATTGAACTCAGGTTTGGAGAAAACCACAAAGCCAAATTGACCTTGGAAGTTTTTACCCCGCCGGGCGAAGGGCCTTTTCCGGTGTTTATGACCCAGTGGAACCACAGAGGATGGACACAGATAGCCGTCAGAAGAGGATATATGGGGCTGATTTATGCCGGAGCAGACGCGAAAGACGATACCCGAGAATACCTGGAACTCTACCCTGATTATGATTGGTCTACCTTAATGGCCAGAGCTTGGGGAGCTCATAGAGCGGTGGATTATTTGTATACCTTAGAAGAGGTGGATAAATCCAAAATAGCCATAACCGGTCACTCCAGAAATGGCAAACAATCGCTGTTTGCAGCCGCTTTTGACGAGCGTATTACGGCTACCATTACAAGCAGTGGAGGAACAGGAGGAGAATTTCCTTACCGATATACAGACGAAAGACATTCCAATGAATCCATTGATTACCTGGTTTCCAGAAGAACCCATTGGTTGCATCCCCGACTACGGTTTTATTCTGGAAGAGAGCACAAAATGCCCATCGATCAAAATTCCTTAATGGCTTTGATTGCTCCAAATGCCTTAATGTTGAGCTCCTCCATTCGAGAAGGAGGTGGAGGTGATCCCTGGGCCATTGAGCAGATTTATACTTCACTGACCAAAGTTTATGACTTTCTGGGTGAACCTGAAAAGTTGGGCATACGCCTGAGAGATGGGCAACACGCAGTAGCAGAAAGAGATATAGAGGCTTATATGGATTGGTTGGACATTCAATTCGGAAGAAAGAATCTACCTTGGGAGAATCAGCTTTTTTACAATTATAGCTTTGAAAAGTGGAAGAGAGAAAGTGGAGAGTCTATTGAGCTTAGCAAGTTTCCTAAACAACCCGGCCAAAATATTCCTGCCAATGTATCCGATTTGGAAAAGACTCAGGAAAAAATCAATGAAGACCTCATTTGGCTGTTGGGTGATGAACCTGCAGGTTTGCCTGCCAGTGACATTGAGACCTTAAGCCAAAAGGAAGATTATGTTAGCAGTTTTATGCCTCGGCCAAGGGTGAAAAATGGCCAAAAACTTAATATTACGCCCTACAATGCCATGGGCGATTATTTGTATGGATCCCTTTATTTTCCTACGGATGAAGCTGGAGAAAGAATAACGGGGGCCATGCCTGTGCTTATATTTTTGCACAAATACACCAATACGGGCTATGATTCGGAGTTAAATGCATTGATTGATGGGCTGTTGGCCAAAGGGATAGCCGTTTTGACATATGATATGATCGGCTATGGGGCCAGGATAGAAGAAGGTACTTTGTTTTACCAGAGATATCCCCATTGGTCCAAGATGGGTAAAATGGTCACCGATGCCAGAGCGGCGGTGGACGCATTGGAAAGTTTGGACTTTATAGATAACGATAAGATTTTTATTGGAGGCTATGCTTTGGGAGGAACCGTAGGCTTGATCACTGCTGCACTAGAGCCTAGAATAGCAGGGCTTTCTTTGTCCAGTGCTTTTACCCCTTTGAGAAATGCCTCTGGAAATGTGGAGGGATTAAAAGCTTACTCCCATTTGTATGGGCTAATTCCAAGGTTAGGGCTATTTGATGGTGAGGAATACAGGATTCCTGTGGACTTTCCTGAAATGCTCGCCAATATCGCCCCAAGACCAGTAATGGTCATTTCTCCGGAGTTAGACAGGCATGCTGACCATGAAAATGTCATTACTACCATGGAAGGTTTAAAGCAGTTGTACCGAAAATTGGGAGTAGGAGATGCACTGGAATGGCAAAGTCCCCATGCTTTTAACCATTTTACGGAAGCCCAACAACAAGAGATGATTAAATGGTTGGTGCAGGAAGTGGCAAAATAA
- a CDS encoding addiction module protein encodes MDIQSIKVDLIDWITKLEDRKVLEQIQAYKYRQGEGLSKAHKALLDDRIASYEKDPSKVVDWSDVMKEIESSQ; translated from the coding sequence ATGGATATTCAATCAATAAAAGTCGACTTAATCGATTGGATCACAAAGCTAGAAGATCGAAAAGTACTTGAACAGATCCAGGCTTATAAATATAGGCAAGGTGAAGGGTTAAGTAAGGCTCATAAAGCATTGCTGGATGATCGGATAGCTTCCTATGAAAAGGATCCTAGCAAAGTGGTGGATTGGAGCGATGTGATGAAGGAGATAGAAAGCAGCCAATGA
- a CDS encoding DUF4139 domain-containing protein → MKALSILLFFLVYNQSFAQEITEKEVKSKVIEATVFLKGAQVLRKETVQLTKGESIVKFTNLSPFIAPKSIQLKAGGELTVLGINHQQNFLDKSVKSEELLMLDKDLEEVNEKIELENTYLAIAQEEITFLQTNRLIGGKNETLNVATLKQAAEYYGNQLTALKLQTIERNNTIKKLLEEKNNLQNQINSLAGEKEFATGEVLVRVAAKVAGSFSFELSYLVDNAGWFPSYDIRAKDINSPVSLHYKANVRQDTKVDWDNIKLTFSSAEPSVSGVAPELRPYLLNYNTAPPIYSQRTGSVTGKVMDAEGVGIPGVTIVVVGTTIGTTSDFDGSYTITLPNRASQLTYSFIGYVSQTLPITAEVMNVLMKEDQVALDEIVVTGYGISKRLKGKSERIEVNFDVDDAQELQSQPLPMAQVENQTAINFEINTPYSIQSDSKNYTVDMVTYELPAFYQYFAVPKVNNTAYLIAGITNWEQYQLLEGEANVFFEQTFVGKSLLDVRYATDTLEISLGRDKMVTIEREKESDFTEKSFLGNKKTASRLWKTTIKNNKSQPISMVVLDQVPVSTLEEIEVEIQSLSGGKHDAKTGEIKWEFKLEPSSTKQLELKYEVKYPRNKNLVIE, encoded by the coding sequence ATGAAAGCTCTCTCCATCCTTTTGTTCTTCCTGGTTTATAATCAATCTTTCGCTCAGGAAATAACTGAAAAAGAAGTCAAATCCAAGGTGATAGAAGCCACTGTTTTTCTAAAAGGTGCACAGGTACTACGAAAGGAAACAGTCCAATTGACTAAAGGGGAATCCATTGTCAAATTTACCAACCTCTCCCCTTTTATAGCTCCCAAAAGCATACAGTTAAAAGCCGGAGGTGAATTGACTGTGCTGGGTATTAATCACCAGCAAAACTTTCTGGATAAATCGGTAAAGTCCGAGGAACTCCTTATGCTGGACAAAGACCTGGAAGAGGTTAATGAAAAGATCGAATTGGAAAATACTTATTTGGCCATCGCCCAAGAGGAGATCACTTTTCTCCAAACTAACCGACTGATAGGAGGAAAAAATGAAACCTTAAATGTGGCTACCCTGAAACAGGCTGCTGAATATTATGGCAATCAACTCACTGCCTTAAAACTGCAAACTATCGAAAGGAACAATACGATTAAGAAATTACTTGAAGAGAAAAACAACCTTCAGAATCAAATCAATTCTCTGGCTGGTGAAAAAGAGTTTGCTACAGGGGAGGTCTTGGTAAGAGTAGCTGCTAAAGTGGCCGGTAGTTTTTCTTTCGAGTTGTCCTACCTTGTTGACAATGCTGGCTGGTTTCCTTCGTACGACATCCGTGCCAAGGACATCAATAGCCCGGTTAGCTTGCACTACAAAGCGAATGTCCGACAGGACACCAAGGTAGATTGGGACAATATAAAACTTACTTTTTCCTCAGCAGAGCCAAGTGTCTCCGGTGTAGCTCCAGAACTACGGCCTTATTTGCTCAATTACAATACCGCCCCACCCATTTATAGCCAAAGGACGGGAAGTGTGACGGGAAAAGTAATGGACGCCGAAGGAGTAGGCATACCCGGTGTAACCATCGTAGTTGTAGGAACCACTATTGGCACCACTTCAGATTTTGACGGTAGTTACACCATCACCTTACCGAACCGTGCCAGCCAGTTGACTTATTCCTTTATTGGGTATGTTTCGCAAACCCTGCCAATTACCGCAGAGGTAATGAATGTTTTAATGAAAGAAGATCAGGTTGCATTAGATGAGATAGTGGTAACCGGTTATGGAATTAGTAAACGTTTGAAAGGTAAATCTGAAAGAATTGAGGTCAATTTTGACGTTGATGATGCACAGGAATTGCAAAGTCAACCTTTACCGATGGCTCAGGTGGAAAACCAAACGGCCATTAATTTTGAAATCAATACCCCTTATTCCATTCAATCAGACAGTAAAAATTATACTGTGGATATGGTAACCTATGAATTGCCTGCTTTCTACCAATATTTTGCTGTTCCCAAAGTCAATAACACAGCTTACCTGATTGCTGGGATTACGAACTGGGAGCAATACCAGCTTTTGGAAGGAGAGGCCAATGTGTTTTTTGAACAAACCTTCGTAGGTAAAAGTCTGCTGGATGTGCGCTATGCTACTGACACCCTGGAAATCTCACTGGGTAGAGATAAAATGGTCACAATAGAAAGGGAGAAAGAAAGTGATTTCACAGAAAAATCATTTTTAGGCAATAAAAAGACGGCAAGCAGATTGTGGAAAACCACTATTAAAAACAATAAAAGCCAGCCCATTTCCATGGTAGTTTTGGACCAGGTGCCTGTTTCTACTTTGGAAGAAATAGAGGTAGAAATACAAAGCCTTTCCGGAGGAAAACATGACGCTAAAACCGGTGAAATAAAATGGGAGTTTAAGTTGGAACCTTCATCTACCAAACAACTGGAATTAAAATATGAGGTCAAGTATCCAAGAAATAAAAACCTTGTCATCGAATAG
- a CDS encoding RidA family protein, producing MIILNRSNYEGEGCPSGVNFNKMKRVMLHYPLVFLLVFLGLVLESKGQFQGKTSDIRYIEPNEETGTSLGTVVGDVPLAFTDQIFPFDANGSLVGSSDLKIQVTQVIKNMEGALEVAGTDLSKLLRLNVYLQKEEHSKPVRELIKDLLPEGTFPAITLIVANQAQAQVLLSMDGIAVAPMTSVSSRGVNLPFSKGLNEKTNRAAVAILPAGRKVFIAGQAEPGKDLLEASDKTMQNLFATLAYIGASASDVVQVKAFINPIEDAIAVEEVIAAFFRGQQVPPIVMVEWLVDENKAEIELVASAPEHYNDKEAVSYYAPPWMIQATTYSRIVDIKKGGLLFTSGLYAGHGKDEEEKARNLFGTLSRILEKAGSGYDHLVKASYYPSHEKGRESLMKVRTEFYNPERPPVASLIRIQGTGREGIYLNVDMVAGVPD from the coding sequence ATGATAATTTTAAATAGGTCAAATTATGAAGGGGAAGGTTGCCCTTCCGGCGTCAATTTTAATAAAATGAAGCGGGTGATGCTACATTATCCATTGGTTTTTTTGTTGGTGTTTTTAGGCTTGGTATTGGAAAGCAAGGGACAATTCCAAGGCAAAACCTCAGACATAAGGTATATCGAACCAAATGAGGAAACCGGGACTTCGTTGGGAACGGTAGTGGGAGATGTTCCATTGGCTTTTACGGATCAAATTTTCCCTTTTGATGCTAATGGGAGCTTGGTAGGATCAAGTGATCTCAAAATACAGGTTACTCAGGTGATTAAAAACATGGAAGGAGCCTTGGAAGTAGCAGGCACTGATTTAAGTAAGTTGCTTAGGCTAAATGTTTACCTTCAGAAAGAAGAACATTCCAAACCTGTTCGTGAATTAATCAAGGATTTATTACCAGAAGGAACTTTTCCGGCCATTACCCTGATAGTGGCCAATCAAGCTCAAGCGCAGGTGTTATTGAGCATGGATGGAATTGCGGTTGCACCGATGACTTCAGTAAGTTCCAGGGGTGTGAATCTTCCGTTTAGCAAAGGGCTTAACGAAAAAACCAATCGTGCAGCTGTTGCTATTTTACCGGCAGGTAGGAAGGTATTTATTGCAGGTCAGGCTGAACCTGGTAAAGATCTTTTGGAGGCCAGTGACAAAACCATGCAAAATCTATTTGCTACCTTGGCATATATAGGGGCCAGTGCCAGTGATGTGGTCCAGGTTAAAGCTTTTATCAATCCCATTGAGGATGCGATAGCAGTAGAAGAAGTGATCGCTGCTTTTTTCAGAGGGCAGCAAGTACCTCCCATTGTCATGGTAGAATGGTTGGTAGATGAAAATAAGGCTGAAATAGAATTGGTCGCTTCTGCTCCTGAGCATTACAATGACAAAGAAGCTGTCAGTTATTATGCTCCACCATGGATGATTCAGGCTACCACATACAGTAGGATAGTAGACATTAAAAAAGGAGGGCTATTGTTTACTTCCGGCTTGTATGCGGGACATGGAAAAGATGAGGAGGAAAAAGCCAGAAACCTTTTTGGGACTTTGTCGCGAATTCTAGAAAAAGCCGGATCCGGCTATGACCACTTGGTAAAAGCAAGTTACTATCCTTCCCATGAAAAAGGGCGTGAAAGCTTGATGAAAGTAAGAACTGAATTTTACAATCCTGAAAGGCCTCCTGTTGCCTCCTTGATAAGGATTCAAGGGACTGGTCGTGAAGGCATTTACTTAAATGTCGACATGGTAGCAGGGGTGCCGGATTGA
- a CDS encoding DUF4221 family protein, whose amino-acid sequence MIKRPLTCLIQLIFGVLLVSCGSRENQSEEKYPGLTLQVDTVRIDPKDELLFIKQNLSISGLSKDQRYLYNFDTEQHQLEKIDLDNLMLDQKIPFEKEGPNGLNSIHSLRTWDKERIFFSTWKGPKLFKQNGQLDRAWEVNLSDLSGDVLRDKESLIGMQINPNNHEEIYGLVKAFGNEVVEFARVDLDHKQLFRYALPAMDKLKHYTASLNDGENYAYYEAETYLKIVDGGVLLGAETDNEWYFYNSDYDSISAVTSNSQWLDNENQSRGNEFATAGEFSRFFKQYLEGPHYYLPVYDEQNQLYLRLYYENYFDSEEVEGLFPQPSGANVYLAIYDKDLKLIQETQLPFLTQKPSRYFTKGGMLWIFINLEDDMGFVRLKLI is encoded by the coding sequence ATGATAAAACGCCCCCTAACTTGTCTTATACAGCTAATTTTTGGGGTGCTGTTAGTTTCTTGTGGTTCTAGAGAAAATCAATCTGAAGAAAAGTATCCGGGGTTGACTCTTCAGGTAGATACAGTCCGTATTGATCCGAAAGATGAGTTACTGTTTATAAAACAAAACCTTAGTATCTCGGGCCTTAGTAAGGATCAAAGGTATTTGTATAATTTTGATACAGAACAGCACCAACTCGAAAAAATTGATCTCGATAACCTAATGCTGGATCAAAAAATTCCCTTCGAGAAAGAGGGGCCAAATGGACTGAATAGCATTCATTCCCTTCGAACCTGGGATAAAGAGCGAATCTTTTTTAGCACTTGGAAGGGCCCCAAGCTATTTAAACAAAATGGCCAACTTGATCGCGCTTGGGAGGTGAATTTATCAGATCTTTCAGGAGATGTTCTTAGGGATAAAGAATCCTTAATAGGTATGCAAATAAACCCAAATAACCATGAGGAGATCTATGGCCTAGTTAAAGCATTTGGCAACGAAGTCGTGGAATTTGCTCGTGTGGATCTGGATCATAAACAGCTCTTTCGGTATGCCCTCCCCGCAATGGATAAGTTAAAGCATTACACAGCTTCTTTAAATGATGGTGAAAATTATGCTTATTATGAAGCAGAAACTTACTTGAAAATAGTAGATGGTGGCGTTTTACTTGGGGCCGAAACTGATAATGAATGGTATTTTTACAATTCAGACTACGATTCTATAAGTGCTGTTACTTCCAACAGCCAATGGCTGGACAATGAAAATCAATCAAGAGGAAATGAATTTGCTACAGCTGGCGAATTTTCCCGATTTTTTAAGCAATATCTAGAAGGGCCACATTACTATTTACCTGTTTATGATGAGCAAAATCAGCTATACTTGCGGCTTTATTATGAAAATTATTTCGACAGCGAAGAGGTTGAAGGACTTTTTCCACAACCCTCCGGGGCGAATGTTTACCTGGCCATATACGACAAAGATCTAAAACTGATCCAAGAAACACAGTTACCTTTTTTGACTCAAAAGCCTAGCAGGTATTTTACTAAAGGTGGCATGCTGTGGATCTTTATTAACCTGGAAGACGACATGGGTTTCGTGAGGCTAAAGTTAATTTAA
- a CDS encoding DUF4221 family protein, whose protein sequence is MYRLFSLPLIIILFGCGQHNNEGLKSDSISISIDSVRVNAKDQFLYLNSYLRHSDLSEDKKFLFNFNLDKHHIKQIDLDKLELVNTYPMEKEGPDGIGTNIHNIRYLQNDTFYISSYERSGIVNLEGEKILDISFDIHDLKGSQISPSASLQEIQVHPNNTNLIYAIFNDWREMEYIFAKINLKTKIVEIIDLPEFNDVEKQYIGLTDQKGKTLTMNGPTPYLDLFEDQIYISNITDSAVYILDLKNDTLQFKQPNHKIFNLSRKGPSVPKTDSFETFKKEILAVREDINFSRVLYDSDRKLHFRFSFNEVYDNGKIEEGPIRAINYLSIFDSEFDLISEQSIESLTNTPLKIFVKDKKIWVYNNFEDEMGFLRLSIHDVKG, encoded by the coding sequence ATGTACAGATTATTTTCTCTCCCACTGATTATTATTTTATTCGGATGTGGTCAACATAATAATGAAGGTTTAAAATCCGATTCAATTTCCATTTCTATTGATTCTGTAAGGGTAAATGCTAAAGATCAATTTCTTTATTTAAATTCTTACCTACGTCACTCTGACCTTTCTGAAGATAAAAAATTCCTGTTTAATTTCAACCTGGACAAACACCATATCAAACAAATTGATTTGGATAAATTGGAATTGGTAAATACTTACCCAATGGAAAAAGAAGGTCCAGATGGGATTGGAACAAATATTCATAATATTCGCTACCTACAAAACGATACTTTTTATATTAGTTCTTATGAAAGAAGTGGCATTGTGAATTTGGAAGGTGAAAAAATATTGGATATCTCCTTCGATATTCATGATTTAAAGGGTAGTCAAATTAGCCCAAGCGCTAGTCTACAGGAGATTCAAGTTCATCCTAATAATACCAACTTGATTTATGCTATTTTTAATGATTGGAGAGAAATGGAATATATTTTTGCCAAAATTAATCTTAAGACCAAAATTGTAGAAATCATAGATTTACCCGAATTTAATGATGTTGAAAAACAATATATAGGGTTAACCGACCAGAAAGGCAAAACATTAACAATGAATGGCCCTACACCATACCTGGATTTATTTGAGGATCAAATTTATATCTCGAATATAACTGATAGTGCGGTTTATATTCTTGACCTTAAGAATGACACTCTTCAGTTCAAACAGCCAAACCATAAAATCTTCAATTTATCTAGAAAGGGGCCATCTGTACCCAAAACAGATAGTTTTGAGACTTTTAAAAAAGAAATTTTAGCCGTTCGGGAGGATATTAACTTTTCAAGGGTATTATATGACTCGGATAGAAAGTTGCATTTTAGGTTTAGCTTTAATGAAGTGTATGATAACGGAAAAATAGAAGAAGGGCCTATAAGAGCCATTAACTATTTAAGTATATTTGATTCAGAATTTGATTTAATATCAGAACAAAGCATTGAATCCCTGACTAATACACCATTGAAAATTTTTGTAAAGGATAAAAAAATCTGGGTCTACAATAATTTTGAAGATGAAATGGGCTTTTTACGATTGTCAATTCATGATGTGAAAGGTTGA